One window from the genome of Candidatus Deferrimicrobium sp. encodes:
- the galT gene encoding galactose-1-phosphate uridylyltransferase has product MTELRKDPVVGRWVIISTERAKRPHEFPTEPAPRREGLCPLCPGSERMTPPEILGYRQGGQPNDPNWTLRVVPNKFPALRIEGELGKAADGIYDRMHGIGAHEVVIESERHDVDLFDLPENRFQDVLWAYRDRLLDLSKDHRFKSVLIFKNHGAAAGASLTHSHSQLIALPVIPKRVMEEMNGCREYYRFRDRCLFCDIVVQEMDQKVRIVEETGEFLAFSPYAPRFPFETWIVPKRHQCAYEMIEGDQAKALAAVFRRTLRRLNLALENPPFNFIVHSAPFQERAADFFHWHIEIMPKLTKVAGFEWGSGFYINPTPPEESAKYLRELPE; this is encoded by the coding sequence ATGACGGAACTTCGGAAAGACCCGGTCGTCGGCCGGTGGGTCATCATCTCCACCGAGCGGGCCAAGCGCCCCCACGAATTTCCCACGGAGCCCGCCCCGCGGCGCGAGGGATTGTGCCCTCTCTGTCCGGGGAGCGAGCGGATGACCCCGCCCGAAATCCTCGGGTACCGGCAGGGCGGGCAGCCCAACGACCCGAACTGGACCTTGCGCGTCGTTCCCAACAAGTTTCCAGCGCTTCGGATCGAGGGGGAGCTGGGAAAGGCGGCCGACGGGATCTACGACCGGATGCACGGCATCGGCGCCCACGAAGTCGTCATCGAGTCGGAACGGCACGACGTCGACCTGTTCGACCTGCCCGAGAATCGGTTCCAGGACGTCCTCTGGGCGTACCGGGACCGCCTCCTCGACCTGTCGAAAGACCACCGGTTCAAGTCGGTTCTCATCTTCAAGAACCACGGGGCCGCCGCCGGGGCGTCCCTTACCCACAGCCACTCCCAGCTGATCGCCCTTCCCGTCATCCCGAAGCGGGTGATGGAGGAAATGAACGGCTGCCGGGAGTATTACCGCTTCCGCGACCGGTGCCTCTTCTGCGACATCGTCGTCCAGGAGATGGACCAGAAGGTCCGCATCGTCGAGGAGACCGGGGAATTCCTCGCCTTCTCGCCGTACGCCCCCCGTTTCCCGTTCGAGACCTGGATCGTTCCGAAGCGCCACCAGTGCGCCTACGAGATGATCGAGGGGGACCAGGCGAAAGCGCTTGCCGCCGTCTTCCGGCGGACCTTGCGGCGCCTGAACCTCGCCCTCGAAAACCCGCCCTTCAACTTCATCGTCCACAGCGCTCCGTTCCAGGAGAGAGCGGCGGACTTTTTCCACTGGCACATCGAGATCATGCCGAAGCTGACGAAGGTGGCGGGGTTCGAGTGGGGGTCCGGGTTCTACATCAACCCGACCCCTCCCGAGGAGTCCGCCAAGTATCTCCGCGAGCTTCCGGAGTAG
- the dksA gene encoding RNA polymerase-binding protein DksA: MDHDVIEKCRAELQSQLDELLAGAERTVVDMTNVEEENFPDPTDRASLESNRNFTLRLRDRDRKLVAKIKDAMKRIDSGTFGICDGCGGEIEEKRLIARPVTSLCIDCKTVAEEEEVK, translated from the coding sequence ATGGACCACGACGTCATCGAAAAATGCCGGGCCGAACTCCAGAGTCAACTGGACGAGCTGTTGGCGGGAGCGGAGCGAACGGTCGTCGACATGACCAACGTCGAGGAGGAGAACTTCCCCGACCCGACCGACCGGGCCTCGCTCGAGTCGAATCGGAACTTCACTCTCCGCCTTCGGGACCGGGACCGAAAACTCGTGGCGAAGATCAAGGATGCCATGAAACGGATCGATAGCGGGACGTTCGGAATCTGCGACGGGTGCGGCGGGGAGATCGAGGAGAAACGGCTGATCGCCAGACCGGTCACCTCCCTGTGCATCGATTGCAAGACCGTCGCCGAGGAGGAAGAGGTCAAGTAG